A stretch of DNA from Hydrogenophaga sp. SL48:
GGATGCTCCTTGGAATAGATACAGACCTGTCTGTTCTTTTAAGATAACAGACAGGTCTGTAGCATGTCAAGAATGCGCACACCAGTTGTTCCCTCCCCATCGCAAGACACATCGCCTTCGGCCCATTCGGGCAAGACATCGAAACCCCGGGCCAAGCCGCTGCTCCACCCCTTGGGCGCTGAGCAGGCCGAGCCAGCGCCCGACGTCCGGGCGCGCATCCTTGACACCGCTTCCCGGCTGTTTTATGAGCGAGGCGTGCGCGCGGTCGGCGTCGATCTGGTGGTGCTGGAGGCCGCGGTGGCCAAAACCAGTCTTTACCGCCATTTCCCCACCAAAGATGACCTCATCGTCGCGTTCCTTGAGCGGGAGGACCTTGAGTTCTGGGGGCACTGGGACAGCGTGGCCGAGCAGTTTCCCAACGATCCCGCCGGCGAGTTGGACGCCCACATGCGCTGGATCGGTGAACGCCTGGCCCGCTCGAACTACCGCGGCTGTCCCCAGATCAACGTTGCCGCCGAGTTCGCCGAGCAGGACCACCCCGCTCGCCGGGTGTCGTTGCGACACATGCATGCACTTCGGGGGCGCCTGCTGAGGATCGCCCAGCGGATGGACGTCGCCCAGCCAGACCAACTTGCCGCACAACTCGCGGTGCTCGTGAACGGCGCCTTTGTCAGCTCGGGTCTGCTCGGCCCCGACGAAGCCACCGGTGTGCTGAGAGCGGCGGTGAAGGCTTTGCTCGCCGCTGCGCGGACCGGCCAAGGGCCGCTGCCGCCATGAGTGGGGTGGGCTGGCAAAGCCCGGCTGTCTAACGAAGGGCGTTGTGCAGACTGATGGCAATACTGTACATAACAACAGCATTGATGCAGAATGCCGCCATGTAAACGCAACCCAAGGAGGTGCTGCATGGGTATCCGCCACGATCTCTATGTCATGGTGCTTGTGCCGCATGACGTCGCCCAACAGATCGGGTGCCTTCAACGGCAGCTGAAAGCCTCGCACCCAGGCCTGTCCAAACCCATGGACCCGGACCGCCTGCACTCAACGCTGATTCCGCTGGGGTCCTACGAGCAGCGCATTCCGCTTGAGGTCTTGCAGGTGGCCCGAAAGACCGGCGCCTTGCTCGATGAGATGCCGTTCAGGGTCAGTTTTGACACGTTGCAGTCCCGTGGTCCGCAGCGCGAGTTCGGAACGGTGGAGCTGGCGGGGCATGACAGCGGGGTACAGCCCCTGCGCCGTCTGCGCCGGCAAGTGGTGGGTGCTCTGCAACAAGCTGGCTGGCCTCCAGCGTGGATCCGGCACAACTATTACCCACACATCACCGTGGATTACCGCCATGAGCCGGTTGGCGTGCGTCGCATCCAGCCCTTGACTTGGGCAGTGACCGAGGTCCAACTGATCGACAGCCACTACGGCGAAGGTCGCCATGAGGTGCTGGCGCGCTGGCCGCTGCAGAATCGGCAGCCGTCGCTGTTCGACTGAGCGATGCCGCAGGCGAGTGCGGGACAATGGCGCCATGAACGACGCCGACTACATGGGCCTTGCACTCCAGGAAGCGCGTGCCGCCGCCATGGCCGGCGAAGTGCCGGTCGGGGCCGTGGTCGTTCATCACGGCCGGGTGGTCGGTGTCGGCCGCAATGCGCCGATCAGCGCGCTCGATCCCACCGCCCACGCGGAGATCGTCGCCTTGCGCGCGGCGGCCCAGGCCCTGGGCAACTACCGCCTGGACGACTGCGAGCTGTTCGTGACGCTGGAGCCTTGCGTCATGTGCAGCGGTGCCATGTTGCATTCGCGGTTGCGGCGGGTCGTGTTCGGCGCACCCGATCCCAAGACCGGCGCCGCTGGCTCGGTGCTCCACCTGTTTGACGAAGCACGGCTGAATCACCAGACCACCGTGCAAGGTGGTGTGCGGGCCGAGGAGTGCGGGGCGCTGCTCAGTGGCTTCTTCCGGGACCGGCGCGAGGCGCAGAGGCGCGAGAGCCACCCGCTGCGCGACGATGCCTTGCGCACGCCCGAGGAACGCTTCAGCGGTCTGCCGGGCTACCCCTGGGCCCCCCA
This window harbors:
- a CDS encoding 2'-5' RNA ligase family protein, with translation MGIRHDLYVMVLVPHDVAQQIGCLQRQLKASHPGLSKPMDPDRLHSTLIPLGSYEQRIPLEVLQVARKTGALLDEMPFRVSFDTLQSRGPQREFGTVELAGHDSGVQPLRRLRRQVVGALQQAGWPPAWIRHNYYPHITVDYRHEPVGVRRIQPLTWAVTEVQLIDSHYGEGRHEVLARWPLQNRQPSLFD
- a CDS encoding TetR/AcrR family transcriptional regulator; translated protein: MGAEQAEPAPDVRARILDTASRLFYERGVRAVGVDLVVLEAAVAKTSLYRHFPTKDDLIVAFLEREDLEFWGHWDSVAEQFPNDPAGELDAHMRWIGERLARSNYRGCPQINVAAEFAEQDHPARRVSLRHMHALRGRLLRIAQRMDVAQPDQLAAQLAVLVNGAFVSSGLLGPDEATGVLRAAVKALLAAARTGQGPLPP